A genomic region of Bacillota bacterium contains the following coding sequences:
- a CDS encoding ferrous iron transport protein A, with protein MSAGGWNGAGGATGPTSGARIFRVRSGTIIREGRGPTCELAALMVGERGRVVRVKSANARLLQKLLAMAVLPGSEVTVNLTFPAFVLEVGNTRVAIDRSIARQIEVERLTRLDGRPRNAGG; from the coding sequence ATGAGCGCGGGAGGATGGAATGGCGCAGGCGGCGCTACCGGCCCGACAAGCGGGGCGAGGATATTCCGCGTTCGAAGCGGCACAATAATCCGCGAGGGCCGCGGGCCCACGTGTGAGCTTGCAGCACTCATGGTAGGCGAGCGCGGGCGGGTGGTGCGCGTCAAGAGCGCAAACGCGCGGCTCCTCCAGAAACTCCTTGCCATGGCCGTCCTTCCTGGGAGCGAAGTCACGGTGAACCTGACGTTCCCAGCGTTCGTCCTCGAGGTTGGGAACACGCGGGTTGCCATCGACCGCTCCATCGCGCGACAAATCGAGGTCGAGCGGTTGACGCGCTTGGATGGGCGGCCTCGCAACGCAGGTGGATGA
- a CDS encoding ferrous iron transporter B — protein MSRKAIALLLLSGAKDVHALVRRSEGRERYERIRAIVESTASCCDLPLSYLIGIERQGRADVIARRVTRTAARRGRGRSCAARVLDFVTLFPPTAVPLLLLVLYFGLYRFVGTFGAGTLVDFLERRVFGEIVNPAVNAFVARHIASVSLRELIAGEYGLITLGLRYSVAIVLPIVGTFFLMFSVLEDTGYLPRLALMADAAFKLVGLSGRAVIPITLGFGCGTMATMVTRTLETKRERTIATLLLALAVPCSAQLGVILGMLATRPRALLLWVGVVGGTFLAAGYASSRFIPGERPVFYMEVPPLRVPVASNVLTKTFTRMKWYFFEVMPLFMGASIVIWLGRMTGLFQLALRLLEVPVRLMGLPPEVASAFLFGFFRRDYGAAGLYDLVVAGKLTGPDLVVACVVLTLFVPCVAQFAMMWKERGWRVALAIAGLAVGVAFAWGCVLNLVLTWSGLAL, from the coding sequence ATGTCCCGGAAGGCCATCGCGCTGCTGCTTCTTTCCGGCGCCAAGGATGTCCACGCCCTCGTGCGCCGCAGCGAGGGCCGCGAGCGTTACGAGCGGATCCGCGCGATCGTGGAGTCCACCGCAAGCTGCTGCGACCTCCCTCTGTCATACCTCATTGGGATTGAGCGACAAGGGAGAGCGGACGTCATTGCCCGCCGCGTGACCAGGACGGCCGCGCGTCGTGGCCGGGGGCGGAGTTGCGCTGCGCGGGTTCTGGATTTCGTCACGCTTTTCCCCCCGACGGCCGTGCCGCTGCTTCTCTTGGTACTTTACTTCGGGCTCTACCGGTTTGTCGGAACGTTCGGCGCGGGCACACTCGTGGACTTCCTTGAAAGACGGGTGTTCGGCGAGATCGTGAACCCCGCCGTGAATGCGTTCGTGGCACGGCACATAGCTAGCGTCAGCCTAAGGGAGCTTATCGCCGGTGAGTACGGCCTCATCACGTTGGGGCTTCGCTATTCCGTGGCGATCGTGCTGCCCATCGTGGGCACGTTCTTCCTGATGTTCTCGGTCCTCGAGGATACGGGCTACCTGCCGCGGCTGGCCCTCATGGCCGATGCTGCTTTCAAGCTGGTGGGCCTGAGCGGACGCGCGGTGATCCCGATAACGTTGGGCTTCGGCTGCGGCACGATGGCCACGATGGTGACACGCACTCTCGAGACCAAGCGGGAGAGGACGATCGCCACCTTGCTCCTTGCGCTGGCGGTGCCATGTTCGGCGCAACTCGGCGTGATCCTGGGGATGCTGGCGACGAGGCCGCGGGCGCTTCTCCTGTGGGTTGGCGTAGTGGGAGGTACCTTCCTGGCCGCCGGGTACGCATCCTCGCGGTTCATTCCCGGGGAGAGGCCGGTCTTCTATATGGAGGTGCCCCCGCTCCGGGTGCCCGTCGCCTCGAACGTGCTCACCAAGACTTTCACCCGGATGAAGTGGTACTTCTTTGAGGTGATGCCGCTCTTCATGGGCGCGAGCATTGTGATCTGGCTCGGCAGGATGACAGGCTTGTTCCAGCTCGCGCTCAGGTTACTGGAAGTGCCGGTGAGGCTCATGGGCCTTCCGCCCGAAGTGGCGTCCGCGTTCCTATTTGGGTTTTTCCGCCGGGACTATGGCGCGGCGGGGCTTTACGATCTGGTGGTCGCAGGCAAGCTGACCGGCCCCGACCTCGTTGTGGCGTGCGTGGTCCTTACGTTGTTCGTCCCGTGCGTGGCCCAGTTTGCCATGATGTGGAAAGAACGGGGCTGGCGCGTGGCGCTTGCCATCGCAGGGCTAGCCGTTGGAGTCGCTTTTGCCTGGGGTTGCGTGCTCAATCTCGTCTTGACGTGGAGCGGCCTGGCGTTATGA